The Diaphorobacter ruginosibacter genome contains a region encoding:
- a CDS encoding LysR family transcriptional regulator has product MNVTLRQLQVFLSVARTRNFSRTGDAIGLTQPAVSRSITELEAQLGLQLVNRTTREVELTDAGRSLATRLPRVLDDLDATLLDVAGMATGRKGRVRVASSPTLSANLMPECIALCHRLHPGLELMLLDRVQSATLASVLSGEVDFGVVIDPEEREALTCETILSEPFILACSPEHPLTHKRHVNWTDLNGESLVLLDHASGSRRLIDEILARLGVQCTIAQEVGHSTTIFRMIEAGLGVAVIPQLALPPQGLAELCVRPLLPRMDRQVMLVHRRNRALSPLAQTAWQLVREQAAGLAALNSAAELPHRPDRRLAKRSHQPK; this is encoded by the coding sequence ATGAATGTGACCTTGCGTCAGCTGCAGGTGTTCCTCTCTGTCGCCCGAACGCGCAACTTCAGCCGCACGGGCGACGCGATCGGTCTCACGCAGCCGGCCGTCAGCCGCAGCATCACCGAGCTGGAGGCGCAACTGGGACTGCAGCTGGTCAACCGCACCACGCGCGAAGTGGAGCTCACCGACGCGGGCCGCAGCCTGGCCACGCGGCTGCCGCGCGTCCTCGATGATCTGGATGCCACGCTGCTCGACGTGGCCGGCATGGCCACCGGCAGAAAGGGGCGCGTGCGCGTGGCCAGCAGTCCGACGCTGTCGGCCAACCTGATGCCCGAGTGCATCGCGCTGTGCCATCGCCTGCATCCGGGGCTGGAACTCATGCTGCTGGACCGCGTGCAGAGCGCGACGCTTGCCAGCGTGCTCTCGGGCGAGGTGGACTTCGGCGTGGTGATCGACCCCGAGGAGCGCGAGGCGCTCACCTGCGAGACCATTCTCTCGGAACCCTTCATCCTCGCCTGTTCGCCCGAGCATCCGCTGACGCACAAGCGCCACGTGAACTGGACGGACCTGAACGGGGAATCGCTGGTGCTGCTCGACCATGCATCAGGCAGCAGGCGGCTGATCGACGAGATCCTGGCGAGGCTGGGCGTGCAGTGCACGATCGCTCAGGAGGTGGGCCACAGCACGACCATCTTCCGCATGATCGAGGCCGGACTCGGCGTCGCGGTCATCCCCCAGCTGGCCCTGCCACCGCAGGGCCTGGCCGAACTGTGCGTGCGGCCGCTGCTGCCCCGCATGGACCGGCAGGTGATGCTGGTGCATCGCCGCAATCGCGCCCTGTCACCCCTCGCCCAGACCGCGTGGCAGCTGGTGCGCGAACAGGCGGCAGGGCTTGCCGCGCTGAATTCGGCGGCCGAGCTGCCCCACAGGCCCGACAGGCGTCTCGCCAAGCGGTCTCACCAGCCGAAGTGA
- a CDS encoding bile acid:sodium symporter family protein, producing the protein MARSRFLPDNFTLMLIATVALASFVPVSGQAANFFEGVTTAAVALLFFLHGAKLSREAILAGIGHWRLHLLVFATTFILFPIVGVVLRPVLEPLVTAQLYTGVLYLCVLPATVQSAIAFTAMARGNMPAAVCSASASTLLGIVVTPLLVKLVLPQAGDAQHDALESIGKIMLQLLLPFLAGHFLRPFIGNFVKKNAKVLKVVDQGSILLVVFTAFSAAVVEGIWRKLPVEALLGLLLVSAIILALVLCFTTFIARKLGFNKEDEITIVFCGSKKSLISGVPMAKVIFPSADAGLIVLPLMIFHQLQLMVCAVLAQRYARRPETPDADEAVAGSAKAGV; encoded by the coding sequence ATGGCTCGTTCCCGTTTTCTTCCCGACAATTTCACGCTCATGCTGATCGCCACGGTGGCGCTGGCGAGCTTCGTGCCGGTTTCCGGCCAGGCTGCGAACTTCTTCGAAGGCGTGACCACCGCCGCCGTTGCGCTGCTGTTCTTCCTGCACGGCGCCAAGCTTTCGCGCGAGGCGATCCTGGCGGGCATCGGCCACTGGCGGCTGCACCTGCTGGTGTTCGCCACAACCTTCATCCTGTTCCCGATCGTGGGCGTGGTGCTGCGCCCGGTGCTCGAGCCGCTGGTGACTGCACAGCTCTACACCGGCGTGCTCTACCTGTGCGTGCTGCCGGCCACGGTGCAGTCCGCGATCGCATTCACCGCCATGGCGCGCGGCAACATGCCGGCGGCTGTCTGCAGCGCATCGGCATCGACGCTGCTGGGCATCGTGGTGACTCCACTGCTCGTCAAGCTGGTGCTCCCGCAGGCGGGCGACGCCCAGCATGACGCGCTTGAGAGCATCGGCAAGATCATGCTGCAGCTGCTGCTGCCGTTTCTCGCGGGCCATTTCCTGCGCCCCTTCATCGGCAACTTCGTGAAGAAGAACGCCAAGGTGCTGAAGGTGGTCGACCAGGGATCGATCCTGCTGGTGGTGTTCACCGCCTTCAGTGCGGCGGTGGTGGAAGGCATCTGGCGCAAGCTGCCGGTCGAGGCGCTGCTGGGCCTGCTGCTGGTGAGCGCGATCATCCTCGCCCTGGTGCTGTGCTTCACGACCTTCATCGCGCGCAAGCTGGGCTTCAACAAGGAAGATGAGATCACGATCGTGTTCTGCGGCTCCAAGAAGAGCCTGATCAGCGGCGTTCCGATGGCGAAGGTGATCTTTCCTTCTGCCGACGCGGGGCTGATCGTGTTGCCGCTGATGATCTTCCACCAGTTGCAGTTGATGGTGTGCGCGGTGCTGGCCCAGCGCTATGCGCGCAGGCCCGAGACGCCGGATGCGGACGAGGCCGTGGCGGGCTCCGCGAAGGCTGGGGTGTGA
- a CDS encoding Na/Pi cotransporter family protein: MKHLLNLLAAIALLVWGSHLVRTGVLRVFGANLRSLLARSMGNRFTAALSGMGVTALVQSSTATSLMTSSFVGQGLIALPAALAVMRGADVGTALMSVLFSVDLSWLSPVFILVGVVLFVTRQASTAGRVGRVLIGLGLMLLALEMVVQASGPMLASPLIKAMLTSISSDITLELFMGCVLAVMAYSSLAIVLLISAMAASHVVPLDVALGLVLGANLGSGLLAVMTTAKSAVEVRQVTVGNMVFKILGVLIMSPFIGMWMKYVQPYLPGEAHGVVLFHLAYNVIISVGFIGFTQWVADLMTRLMPKPVEDKHKRPQHLDPSALSTPSLAISCAAREALYQADVVETMLTGILDVIQKNDEQLALRIRKMDDEVDQLYSSIKYYLTKISREALGEEESKRWADIIGFTINMEQIGDIIERIIIDIEDKKIKKGRKFSEAGMAEITELHTRLLGNLRLGMSVFLNGNVRDAKRLLEEKVRFRDLERTYSSTHLARLSDNTVQSIETSSLHIDLISELKRINSLICSIAYPILESAGELVPSRVKAINEAAAQAAPAPQHEGA; encoded by the coding sequence GTGAAGCATTTGTTGAATTTATTAGCCGCCATAGCGTTACTCGTGTGGGGAAGCCACCTGGTGCGGACCGGCGTGCTGCGCGTCTTCGGGGCCAACCTTCGATCCCTTCTTGCCCGCAGCATGGGCAACCGGTTTACTGCGGCGCTCTCGGGCATGGGCGTCACGGCACTCGTGCAGTCCAGCACCGCCACGTCGCTGATGACCTCGTCCTTCGTTGGCCAGGGATTGATCGCCCTGCCCGCAGCGCTGGCCGTCATGCGGGGCGCGGACGTGGGCACGGCGCTGATGTCGGTGCTGTTTTCCGTCGATCTTTCCTGGCTGTCGCCGGTGTTCATCCTGGTCGGCGTGGTCCTGTTCGTCACGCGCCAGGCCAGCACGGCGGGCCGGGTGGGCCGTGTGCTCATCGGGCTGGGCCTGATGCTGCTCGCGCTGGAGATGGTGGTCCAGGCCAGCGGCCCGATGCTGGCCTCGCCCCTCATCAAGGCCATGCTCACGTCGATCAGCAGCGACATCACGCTGGAACTGTTCATGGGCTGCGTGCTCGCCGTGATGGCATATTCGAGCTTGGCCATCGTGCTGCTGATCTCGGCCATGGCCGCGTCGCACGTGGTGCCCCTCGATGTCGCCCTGGGCCTGGTGCTTGGCGCCAATCTCGGCAGCGGCCTGCTGGCCGTGATGACGACGGCCAAATCGGCCGTCGAGGTACGCCAGGTCACCGTCGGCAACATGGTGTTCAAGATCCTTGGCGTGCTGATCATGTCGCCGTTCATCGGCATGTGGATGAAGTACGTACAGCCCTATCTGCCGGGCGAGGCCCACGGCGTGGTGCTGTTCCACCTCGCCTACAACGTGATCATCAGCGTGGGCTTCATCGGCTTCACGCAATGGGTGGCCGATCTCATGACCCGCCTGATGCCCAAGCCGGTCGAGGACAAGCACAAGCGTCCGCAGCACCTGGATCCCTCCGCTCTTTCGACGCCGTCGCTTGCCATCTCCTGCGCGGCCCGGGAAGCCCTGTACCAGGCCGACGTGGTGGAGACCATGCTCACCGGCATTCTCGACGTGATCCAGAAGAATGACGAACAGCTCGCGCTGCGCATCCGCAAGATGGACGACGAGGTCGACCAGCTCTACTCGTCCATCAAGTACTACCTCACCAAGATCTCGCGCGAAGCGCTGGGCGAAGAGGAGAGCAAGCGCTGGGCCGACATCATCGGCTTCACGATCAACATGGAACAGATCGGCGACATCATCGAGCGCATCATCATCGACATCGAGGACAAGAAGATCAAGAAGGGCCGCAAGTTCTCGGAAGCCGGAATGGCCGAGATCACCGAGCTGCACACCCGGCTGCTCGGCAATCTGCGCCTGGGCATGAGCGTGTTCCTGAATGGCAACGTGCGCGACGCCAAGCGCCTGCTGGAAGAGAAGGTGCGCTTTCGCGACCTGGAGCGCACCTACTCGTCGACGCACCTTGCACGCCTGTCCGACAACACGGTGCAGAGCATCGAGACCAGTTCGCTGCACATCGACCTGATCAGCGAGCTCAAGCGCATCAACTCGCTGATCTGCTCGATCGCCTATCCGATCCTGGAGTCTGCCGGTGAACTGGTGCCCAGCCGCGTGAAGGCCATCAACGAGGCTGCGGCGCAGGCCGCGCCCGCGCCGCAGCACGAAGGCGCGTGA
- a CDS encoding amidohydrolase codes for MALAFAAMPAHAQQAPQAAPAAAGAVASPLAQALHAQIDERAKAIEQQLIAWRRDIHQHPELGNLETRTAGLVADHLRKLGMDVKTGVAVTGVVGLLKGGKPGPVVALRADMDALPVKEQNDLPFASKARSINLGKEVDVMHACGHDTHTAMLMATAEVLAGMKDQLPGSVKFIFQPAEESPATFEPDGEKIWGAKQMVKEGVMQNPKVDAVFGLHVSSAYPAGYIAWRPGPAMSAVDQFWIDVTGKQTHGARPWSGIDPIVASAQIVTGIQTIISRQSNIGLEPAVVTVGAINGGNRMNIIPEKVSMIGTIRTYDEGMKKDIHKRLAHTAEHIAESSGAKAKVKVVELYNAVVNPPDLVAQMSPTLERVAGKGNFGLQPKSQASEDFSFYQQEAPGMFFYLGVTPKDKDPNTAPNNHSPLFFADESAMIYGVRAMSNMAVDYMLAAQKN; via the coding sequence ATGGCGCTGGCCTTTGCGGCCATGCCCGCCCATGCGCAGCAGGCACCCCAGGCCGCTCCGGCCGCCGCGGGTGCGGTCGCATCGCCGCTCGCGCAGGCACTGCATGCGCAGATCGACGAGCGCGCCAAGGCCATCGAACAGCAGCTGATCGCCTGGCGCCGCGACATCCACCAGCACCCGGAACTCGGCAACCTGGAAACCCGTACCGCGGGGCTCGTCGCTGATCACTTGCGCAAGCTCGGCATGGACGTGAAGACCGGCGTGGCTGTGACCGGCGTGGTCGGCCTGCTCAAGGGCGGCAAGCCGGGCCCTGTGGTGGCGCTTCGCGCAGACATGGACGCGCTGCCGGTGAAGGAGCAGAACGACCTGCCGTTCGCCTCCAAGGCCAGAAGCATCAACCTCGGCAAGGAGGTCGACGTCATGCATGCCTGCGGACACGACACCCATACCGCCATGCTCATGGCCACGGCCGAGGTGCTGGCCGGCATGAAGGACCAGTTGCCGGGCAGCGTGAAGTTCATCTTCCAGCCTGCCGAAGAGTCGCCGGCCACGTTCGAGCCCGACGGCGAGAAGATCTGGGGAGCCAAGCAGATGGTCAAGGAAGGCGTGATGCAGAACCCCAAGGTCGACGCGGTTTTCGGCCTGCATGTGTCGAGCGCCTATCCCGCAGGCTACATCGCCTGGCGTCCGGGCCCGGCCATGTCGGCCGTGGACCAGTTCTGGATCGACGTGACCGGCAAGCAGACGCACGGCGCGCGCCCCTGGTCGGGCATCGATCCCATCGTCGCCAGCGCGCAGATCGTCACGGGCATCCAGACCATCATCAGCCGCCAGTCCAACATCGGCCTGGAGCCTGCCGTGGTCACCGTGGGCGCGATCAACGGCGGCAACCGCATGAACATCATTCCGGAAAAGGTCTCGATGATCGGCACCATCCGCACGTATGACGAAGGCATGAAGAAGGATATCCACAAGCGCCTGGCCCATACGGCCGAGCACATCGCAGAGAGCTCGGGCGCCAAGGCCAAGGTGAAGGTGGTCGAGCTGTACAACGCGGTGGTGAACCCTCCCGATCTCGTCGCGCAGATGTCGCCCACGCTCGAGCGCGTGGCGGGCAAGGGCAACTTCGGCCTGCAGCCCAAGTCCCAGGCGTCGGAAGACTTCTCGTTCTACCAGCAGGAGGCGCCCGGCATGTTCTTCTACCTGGGCGTGACACCCAAGGACAAGGACCCGAACACCGCGCCGAACAATCACTCGCCACTGTTCTTCGCGGATGAGTCGGCCATGATCTACGGCGTGCGCGCGATGTCGAACATGGCGGTGGACTACATGCTGGCGGCGCAGAAGAACTGA
- a CDS encoding phosphodiesterase, with amino-acid sequence MQTHPVTADRPQHAMTLLAQLTDLHIREPGQLAYGRVDTAEGLVQAIASISRLPQRPDALVITGDLTDFGREPEYAHLARLLEPLGDMPIHLLPGNHDERDPLRRSFPRHGYLGNGEFIQYSVPVGSLQLIALDTVTPRSPMGNLCSKRLDWLEAELSSQGERPVVIAMHHPPFQTLIGGMDHYGLQTGARELEAIVARHPNVERIICGHMHRSIQVRFGGTIASTIPSPAHQINLDLSPDAPLMWTLEPPAYALHALPDGGRMVTHMAACGAFDGPHPFR; translated from the coding sequence ATGCAAACCCATCCTGTCACCGCCGACCGTCCTCAGCATGCCATGACCCTGCTCGCGCAGTTGACCGACCTGCACATCCGCGAGCCGGGGCAGCTCGCCTATGGGCGCGTGGACACCGCAGAGGGACTGGTCCAGGCCATCGCCTCCATCAGCAGGCTGCCGCAACGCCCCGACGCCCTGGTCATCACGGGAGATCTCACCGACTTCGGGCGTGAGCCTGAATACGCACACCTCGCCCGGCTGCTGGAGCCCCTGGGCGACATGCCCATCCATCTGCTGCCGGGCAACCACGACGAGCGCGACCCGTTGCGCAGGAGCTTTCCACGGCACGGCTACCTGGGCAACGGCGAGTTCATCCAGTACAGCGTGCCCGTGGGATCGCTGCAGCTCATCGCGCTCGACACCGTGACACCGCGCTCACCCATGGGCAACCTGTGCAGCAAGCGCCTCGACTGGCTGGAAGCGGAACTCTCCAGCCAGGGCGAGCGGCCGGTGGTGATCGCCATGCACCACCCGCCGTTCCAGACGCTGATCGGCGGCATGGACCACTACGGCCTGCAGACCGGAGCCAGGGAGCTGGAGGCCATCGTGGCACGCCACCCGAACGTGGAGCGCATCATCTGCGGCCACATGCACCGCAGCATCCAGGTGCGCTTCGGAGGAACGATCGCCTCCACGATCCCGTCGCCCGCACACCAGATCAACTTGGACCTCTCGCCGGATGCGCCGTTGATGTGGACCCTCGAGCCACCCGCCTACGCACTGCACGCCCTGCCCGACGGCGGCCGCATGGTGACGCACATGGCCGCGTGCGGCGCGTTCGACGGGCCGCATCCGTTTCGCTGA
- a CDS encoding VOC family protein — MIPKNTICLWYERDALEAANFYSRTFPDSQVRAVHHAPGDYPDGKQGDVLLVEFTVAGIPCVGLNGGPHFKHNESFSFQIATEDQEETDRLWNAIVGNGGQESDCGWCKDRWGISWQITPRILLASFTDPDRAAAKRMFDAMMTMRKLDVAALEKARAG; from the coding sequence ATGATTCCCAAAAACACGATATGTCTCTGGTACGAACGCGATGCGCTGGAGGCCGCGAATTTCTACTCCAGAACCTTTCCGGACAGCCAAGTGCGCGCCGTGCACCATGCTCCGGGCGACTATCCCGACGGCAAGCAGGGCGACGTGCTGCTCGTCGAGTTCACGGTGGCGGGCATTCCGTGCGTGGGGCTCAATGGCGGGCCGCACTTCAAGCACAACGAGTCCTTCTCGTTCCAGATCGCCACCGAAGACCAGGAGGAGACCGACCGCCTGTGGAACGCCATTGTCGGCAACGGAGGACAGGAGAGCGATTGCGGATGGTGCAAGGACCGCTGGGGCATTTCATGGCAGATCACGCCGCGCATCCTGCTTGCCTCGTTCACCGACCCGGATCGTGCAGCGGCCAAGCGCATGTTCGACGCGATGATGACGATGAGAAAGCTCGACGTTGCGGCGCTGGAGAAGGCGAGAGCGGGTTGA
- a CDS encoding Bug family tripartite tricarboxylate transporter substrate binding protein, with translation MKKKPAPNTFAIRPSRRLFALASLGMLAASGVGIPQALAQTQAQAQVQAGSHWPTRPITFIVPQAPGGANDVIARAVAQGLENTLGQPVIVENRPGANGNLGTSQVARSAPDGNTWLVTAQSAYTINPALYASIPFDPIKDFTPVMQLAVAPYLLVVNPQFPARNLDELVAYAKAHPGKVEFASAGNGTLNHLLGEMLKTQKRVELLHVPYKGASAAATDVVAGQLPMTFGSFPGVMPFVSSGKLRVLGVASDKPTSLAPEIPPLGKDLAVTSWYGLFAPAGTPAPIVAKVHDAVAKVLATPAMRERLKGLGAESVQSDPQSFKASLPGELAYWKKVVKDSGAQID, from the coding sequence ATGAAGAAGAAGCCTGCACCGAACACTTTCGCCATCCGTCCATCGCGCCGCCTGTTCGCCTTGGCATCGCTTGGAATGCTCGCGGCAAGCGGCGTGGGCATTCCTCAGGCCCTGGCGCAAACACAGGCACAGGCACAGGTGCAGGCGGGCAGCCATTGGCCCACCCGGCCCATTACCTTCATCGTGCCGCAGGCACCGGGAGGTGCCAACGACGTGATCGCGCGCGCAGTCGCGCAAGGCCTCGAGAACACGCTTGGCCAGCCCGTGATCGTGGAAAACCGCCCCGGCGCCAATGGCAACCTGGGCACCAGCCAGGTGGCCCGCAGCGCGCCTGACGGCAATACCTGGCTGGTCACCGCGCAGAGCGCCTACACGATCAATCCGGCGCTCTACGCTTCGATTCCGTTCGACCCGATCAAGGACTTCACGCCCGTCATGCAACTGGCTGTTGCGCCCTATCTGCTGGTCGTGAACCCCCAGTTTCCCGCCAGGAACCTCGATGAGCTGGTGGCCTATGCCAAGGCCCATCCCGGCAAGGTCGAGTTTGCCTCGGCAGGCAACGGCACGCTGAACCACCTGCTGGGTGAAATGCTCAAGACGCAAAAGCGCGTCGAACTGCTGCATGTCCCCTACAAGGGCGCATCGGCCGCCGCTACCGATGTGGTCGCTGGCCAGTTGCCGATGACCTTCGGCAGCTTCCCCGGCGTGATGCCCTTTGTCAGCAGCGGCAAGCTGCGCGTCCTGGGCGTTGCCTCCGACAAACCCACGTCGCTGGCACCCGAGATACCTCCGCTGGGCAAGGATCTCGCGGTGACGTCTTGGTATGGCCTTTTTGCACCCGCGGGCACGCCAGCGCCCATCGTGGCCAAGGTACATGACGCCGTCGCGAAGGTACTCGCAACCCCGGCCATGCGGGAGCGCCTGAAGGGCCTCGGCGCCGAATCGGTGCAGTCCGACCCCCAGAGCTTCAAGGCCTCGCTGCCGGGCGAACTGGCATACTGGAAAAAGGTCGTGAAGGACTCGGGGGCGCAGATCGACTGA
- a CDS encoding GNAT family N-acetyltransferase: MNTPSHRPDLPFVACSFERHAQAILEIFNDAIENSTALYDYKPRTMDNMVAWFDAKRQGGFPVIGLENADGTLVGFCSWGGFRAYPAYKYTVEHSVYIHRDHRGRGLGKLLMNALIERARQSDKVHAIIGAIDAANEGSISLHEHLGFRHVGTLPQVGFKFGRWLDLALYQLTLQAPAHPVDG; the protein is encoded by the coding sequence ATGAACACTCCTTCCCATCGCCCCGATCTTCCATTCGTTGCCTGCAGCTTCGAGCGCCATGCGCAGGCCATCCTCGAGATCTTCAACGACGCCATCGAGAACTCCACCGCGCTCTATGACTACAAGCCCCGCACCATGGACAACATGGTCGCGTGGTTCGATGCGAAGCGCCAGGGCGGGTTTCCCGTCATCGGCCTCGAAAACGCAGACGGCACTCTGGTCGGTTTCTGCAGCTGGGGCGGCTTTCGCGCCTATCCTGCCTACAAGTACACGGTCGAGCATTCGGTCTACATCCACAGGGACCATCGCGGACGCGGTCTCGGCAAGCTGCTGATGAACGCACTGATTGAACGCGCGCGTCAAAGCGACAAGGTACATGCGATCATCGGCGCCATCGATGCGGCCAACGAGGGCAGCATCAGCCTGCATGAACACCTGGGCTTCCGGCATGTCGGCACGCTGCCGCAGGTCGGATTCAAATTCGGTCGCTGGCTCGATCTCGCGCTCTACCAGCTGACGCTGCAGGCACCCGCACACCCGGTGGACGGCTGA
- the lspA gene encoding signal peptidase II has translation MARGGSSAGGASIWPWLAWAVVIFLADQFTKVLILGYYKLGDATYITSFFNIVRAHNTGAAFSFLANAGGWQRWAFTGIGLAAAVFIIWQLRAHPGQKLFCFSLSSILGGAIGNVVDRMQHGYVVDFLDFHLSGRHFPAFNIADSAITVGAVCLILDELLRVKRSK, from the coding sequence ATGGCGCGCGGCGGCTCCAGCGCAGGCGGCGCAAGCATCTGGCCCTGGCTTGCCTGGGCCGTGGTGATCTTCCTTGCAGACCAGTTCACCAAGGTGCTGATCCTTGGCTACTACAAGCTCGGCGATGCCACGTACATCACGAGCTTCTTCAACATCGTCCGCGCGCACAACACCGGCGCCGCCTTCAGCTTCCTCGCGAACGCGGGGGGCTGGCAGCGCTGGGCCTTCACCGGCATCGGCCTCGCGGCCGCCGTGTTCATCATCTGGCAGTTGCGCGCGCACCCCGGACAGAAGCTGTTCTGCTTCTCGCTCTCAAGCATCCTGGGCGGTGCCATCGGCAACGTGGTCGATCGCATGCAGCACGGCTACGTCGTGGACTTCCTGGACTTCCACCTGAGCGGGCGGCATTTCCCCGCGTTCAACATCGCCGACAGCGCGATCACCGTGGGGGCTGTCTGCCTGATCCTCGATGAGCTGCTGCGGGTGAAGCGCAGCAAGTAA